The following coding sequences are from one Microtus pennsylvanicus isolate mMicPen1 chromosome 1, mMicPen1.hap1, whole genome shotgun sequence window:
- the LOC142859723 gene encoding optic atrophy 3 protein-like has product MRTKLRIMGFHAEAVKPLNEAAAAELGANLLGEAIIFACAGSCLLLEFWRQQSLKHRKEVERVASLRSLRADLDRLEQALNELQVQVQAAAVTRSTLEELRAELRAELQEFRTQICEEERQEPESQPSEGPE; this is encoded by the coding sequence ATGCGGACCAAGCTGCGCATCATGGGCTTCCACGCTGAGGCCGTCAAGCCATTGAACGAGGCAGCAGCAGCCGAGCTGGGCGCGAATCTGTTGGGTGAGGCCATCATCTTCGCCTGCGCGGGCAGCTGTCTACTGCTGGAGTTCTGGCGCCAGCAGTCACTGAAGCACCGCAAGGAAGTGGAGCGCGTGGCCTCGCTGCGGTCCCTGAGGGCAGACTTGGACCGCCTGGAGCAGGCGCTGAATGAGCTGCAGGTGCAGGTGCAGGCGGCGGCAGTGACAAGGAGCACGCTGGAGGAGCTGAGGGCGGAGCTGCGGGCAGAGCTGCAGGAATTCAGAACCCAGATCTGCGAGGAGGAGCGCCAGGAACCTGAGTCCCAGCCCTCTGAGGGCCCTGAGTAG